In the Halorussus salinus genome, CCGCTCGGCGGTCGTCCTGTCGCTCTCCGAATCGCCGACGAACAGCACGTCCTCGGGAGCGACGCCCAACTCCTCGACCGCCGCCAGCAGGGCGCGGGGATGGGGTTTGCGCTCGGGGACCGTGCCCCGGCCGACGACGCTCTCGACGTGGGCCGAGAGGTCGTGGCGGTCGAGCGCGAGGAGAACCGCCTCCTCGTGGTTCAGCGAGCAGACGCCGACGGGGACCTCGCTGGCGACGAGTTCGTCGGCGAAGGCCAGTCGCTCCGAGGCGGTGGCTCCCTCCCGCTCCGCGCTGGCGATGAGTTCGTCGGCCTCGTCGCCGACGCCGACCTCCTCGGCGGCGTCCAGCAGGTCCCACGCGCTCAGGGGGTCGGCGTCCACGCCCTCGCGTTCCAGTAGTTCGACCAGTCGGCGCTCTACCTCCTCCCAGTCCACTGCGAGGCGGACCAGCGTCCCGTCCAAGTCGTAGACGACTGCCTCGGCGTCGCTCGCGTCTGTTTCGCTCACGTGCCGTGATACGGCGAGCGCCGAAAAAGGGGTGTCGGTCGGTCCCGCGGCGTCCGTTTCGCGGCGTCGGTCGGCCGCGCGTCGTCGGTCGGCCGTGCGCCGTCGGTCAGCCGACGACGCCCTCGACGGTCTCCACGACCGGCGTCACGGCGCTGTCGGGCGACAGCGAGAGAAACAAGCCCTGCTGGCCGACCAGCACCCGCACGAGGGTCACGTGGTCCATGTAGGTGACGAACGACCGGACCTCGCCCGCGCCCCGGAACAGGTCGCCGAACAGGTCCTGTTCGGTGAAATCCACGTGGACGTAGCCGTGGACCTCCTCGAAGTGGTCGCGCATCTCGCTCTCGCTCCCGGCGTAGAGCGCCATCGTCGTCTCGTCGGCGTAGAGCGTGTGGAACTCGTCGGGCGTGTACTCCACGCAGAGTCGGACCGACGCGCCCTCCTCGTCGCGGGCGGCCGCGAGCGCGGCGTCGGCGTCGAACTCCACCAGCGTCGAGTCTTCCGAATCGGCCATCTCGTTTGCCAAAGCCTAACGAACCGGAATAAGTCTGGCGGGAGGAGACGTTACTCTAACACGTTTCGCGCGATGACCTTCTTCTGAATCTCGGAGGTGCCCTCGTAGATGGTCGTAATCTTCGAGTCCCGGTAGAGCCGTTCCACGTCGAAGTCGGTGGTGTAGCCGTAGCCGCCGTGAATCTGGACCGCCTCGTTGGTCACGTCCACCGCGGCCTCGCTGGCGAAGTACTTCGCCATGCTCGCGGCCATCTCGACGTTCTCGTCGCTCCCGGACCCTCTCGCTCGGTCGTCCTTCCGCGCGGCGTCGCGGGTCAGCAGTCGGGCGGCCTCCAGTTGGGTCTTCATGTCGGCCAACTTGTGCCGGATGGTCTGGAACTCCGAGATGGGTTGGTCGAACTGTTCGCGGTCCTGAGCGTATTCGACGGCCTCGTCCAGCGCCGACTGGGCGAGTCCGACCGACTGGCTGGCGATGCCGATGCGCCCGCCGGTCAGGATGTGGAAGGCCGCCGAGAGACCCTTGCCCTCCTCGGTCAGGCGGTTCTCGGTGGGGATGCGCACGTCGTCGAAGACGAGCGAGGTGGTGTCGCTCGCGCGGAGTCCGAGTTTGTCCTCCTTCTTGCCGACCTCCAAGCCCTCGGCGTCTTTTGGTACGACGAACTGGGTCACCGACCGGGGGTCCTCGCGGTCGGTCTTGGCGAACAGGACGACCACGCCCGCGCGCTGGCCGTTGGTA is a window encoding:
- a CDS encoding acyl-CoA dehydrogenase family protein: MNLSDEQRAIRDVVREFAVEEIRPTAAECDDEQTFPEEVWDGLADLDMTSLTVPEEYGGLDVDRLTYSIVNEEVAYGMLSVATALSVHSLATSCIAEFGDENQKERWLPDMAEGRPVGAFALSEPQAGSNPAEMTTEAKREGDEYVINGKKQWITNGQRAGVVVLFAKTDREDPRSVTQFVVPKDAEGLEVGKKEDKLGLRASDTTSLVFDDVRIPTENRLTEEGKGLSAAFHILTGGRIGIASQSVGLAQSALDEAVEYAQDREQFDQPISEFQTIRHKLADMKTQLEAARLLTRDAARKDDRARGSGSDENVEMAASMAKYFASEAAVDVTNEAVQIHGGYGYTTDFDVERLYRDSKITTIYEGTSEIQKKVIARNVLE
- a CDS encoding HAD family hydrolase, encoding MSETDASDAEAVVYDLDGTLVRLAVDWEEVERRLVELLEREGVDADPLSAWDLLDAAEEVGVGDEADELIASAEREGATASERLAFADELVASEVPVGVCSLNHEEAVLLALDRHDLSAHVESVVGRGTVPERKPHPRALLAAVEELGVAPEDVLFVGDSESDRTTAERAGTRFEWV